The following are encoded in a window of Cucurbita pepo subsp. pepo cultivar mu-cu-16 chromosome LG12, ASM280686v2, whole genome shotgun sequence genomic DNA:
- the LOC111806825 gene encoding probable serine/threonine protein phosphatase 2A regulatory subunit B''delta, with the protein MDMDAGGDLEFPLVLEMLQLPEVSYFALKSNPYVVEALFSQWLSLPGTGRLVNSLITDAKSGASLNVGGNSTGIDGVSNHSLPSMFPGGSTPPLSPRSASSSPRMVKQRFGPSSLGSPLKLVCEPAREAIPQFYFTTGRPAPNATTEDFLSKVNQFFLSRSDGVQIKEFKSVTKEICKLPSYLSTTLFRKIDANCSGKVSREQFINYWITSNMLTMDLATQVFTILKEPERNYLVQDDFKPALQELLATHPGLEFLQSTPEFQERYAETVIYRIFYYINRSSNGRITLRELKRGNLIAAMQHVDKEEDINKVLKYFSYEHFYVIYCKFWELDNDHDFFIEKENVIKYGNHALTYRIVDRIFSQVPRKFTCNVEGRMGYEDFVFFILAEEDKSSEPSLEYWFKCIDLDGNGVLTRKEMHYFFEEQLHRMECMAQEPVLFEDILCQIFDMIGPENEECITLRDIKNCKLAGHVFNILFNLNKFVAFESRDPFLIRQEHEDPTLTEWDRFAHREYIRLSMEEEAEDASNASDAWDESLEAPF; encoded by the exons ATGGATATGGACGCTGGAGGTGACTTGGAGTTCCCGCTGGTCCTGGAGATGTTGCAGCTCCCCGAGGTATCTTATTTTGCTCTGAAATCCAATCCTTATGTCGTTGAGGCGCTGTTTTCGCAGTGGCTTTCGCTTCCCGGGACTGGCCGACTG GTGAATTCTTTGATTACTGATGCGAAGTCCGGTGCTTCTTTGAATGTTGGCGGGAACTCTACTGGAATCGATGGTGTTTCTAATCATTCTCTACCTTCCATGTTTCCCGGTGGCAGTACACCTCCACTTTCACCACGCAGTGCATCCAGTTCCCCACGGATGGTGAAACAGAGGTTTGGACCGTCTTCGCTAGGCTCTCCACTTAAGTTGGTCTGTGAGCCAGCAAGAGAGGCTATACCACAG ttttattttacaaCTGGTCGTCCAGCACCGAATGCCACGACAGAAGATTTTCTATCTAAAGTGAATCAATTTTTTCTGTCTCGTTCGGATGGAGTGCAAATAAAGG AGTTTAAATCAGTCACGAAGGAGATCTGCAAGTTACCTTCATATCTCTCCACTACTCTTTTTAGGAAGATTGACGCTAACTGCAGCGGAAAAGTATCGAG AGAACAGTTCATCAATTATTGGATTACGAGCAATATGTTAACTATGGATTTAGCAACTCAAGTATTTACTATTCTCAAGGAGCCAGAGCGAAATTACCTTGTTCAG GATGATTTCAAACCTGCCTTACAAGAACTTTTGGCAACTCATCCGGGGTTGGAATTTTTGCAAAGTACACCAGAATTCCAGGAAAGATATG CTGAAACAGTCATATACAGGATATTTTACTATATTAACAGATCCAGTAACGGTCGTATTACCCTCAGGGAGTTGAAGCGTGGCAACTTAATTGCTGCAATGCAGCATGTGGACAAGGAAGAAGATATCAACAAAGTCCTGAA GTACTTCTCATACGAACACTTCTATGTCATATATTGCAAATTTTGGGAGCTTGACAATgatcatgatttttttatcGAGAAAGAGAATGTTATCAAATATGGTAACCATGCTTTAACATATCGGATTGTCGATAGAATCTTTTCTCAG GTTCCAAGAAAATTTACTTGTAACGTTGAAGGGAGGATGGGGTATGAAGActttgtgttcttcattttggCTGAAGAGGATAAATCATCTGAACCTAGCCTCGAGTACTG GTTTAAATGCATTGATCTAGACGGAAATGGAGTGCTCACAAGGAAAGAAATGCACTATTTTTTTGAAGAGCAGTTGCACCGAATGGAGTGTATGGCTCAGGAACCAGTGCTTTTTGAGGACATATTGTGCCAGATTTTTGATATGATCGGACCAGAG AATGAGGAATGCATAACTTTGCGAGATATTAAAAACTGCAAACTTGCTGGACATGTTTTCAACATCCTTTTCAATCTCAACAAGTTCGTTGCTTTTGAAAGTCGTGATCCATTCCTAATCCGTCAG GAACATGAGGATCCAACTTTGACGGAATGGGATCGATTTGCACATAGAGAATATATTCGTCTTTccatggaagaagaagctgaagaTGCTTCAAATGCAAGTGATGCCTGGGATGAGTCACTTGAGGCTCCTTTTTGA